In a single window of the Branchiostoma floridae strain S238N-H82 chromosome 2, Bfl_VNyyK, whole genome shotgun sequence genome:
- the LOC118409494 gene encoding sarcoplasmic reticulum histidine-rich calcium-binding protein-like, with amino-acid sequence MMSVTTTVSMCQRRNKKVVSARALLYTELGYIESLTEKSADALHQVCLSDGITIVDVLAGNYRGRGVSRAAVEEARRELESDTHIKGDPNLRQWRPDGRHAVFLHKNATQAVHQDGDKAVDDTADETRQGCEDAEHEECPANRTELDGAGDVADTTQTEREDSNAARGEREEENRCQRRNKKVVSARALLYTELGYIESLTEKSADALHQVCLSDGITIADVLAGNYRGRGVSRAAVEEARRELESDTHIKGDPNLRQWRPDGRHAVFLHKNATQAVHQDGDKAVDDTADETRQGCEDAEHEECPANRTELDGAGDVADTTQTEREDSNAARGEREEENRCQRRNKKVVSARALLYTELGYIESLTEKSADALHQVCLSDGITIADVLAGNYRGRGVSRAAVEEARRELESDTHIKGDPNLRQWRPDGRHAVFLHKNATQAVHQDGDKAVDDTADETRQGCEDAEHEECPANRTELDGGGDVADITQTERKDGNAAKEEREEENRQCAESGEREEDERNGASSGEREEDHERVCTEGRTKEERPTQVPRARRGRLMYLRRFITGIGKRLRKSFQCCLKTDTMG; translated from the exons ATGATGTCGGTTACAACGACTGTCTCTATGTgccaaagaagaaacaaaaaggtGGTCTCAGCAAGAGCATTATTGTATACGGAGCTGGGGTACATCGAATCCCTGACTGAAAAGAGCGCGGATGCACTCCACCAGGTTTGCCTCAGTGATGGGATCACCATTGTGGACGTATTGGCGGGGAACTACCGAGGGAGAGGAGTCTCAAGA GCAGCTGTAGAGGAGGCACGAAGAGAACTAGAAAGCGACACGCACATTAAAGGGGACCCAAATCTGCGTCAGTGGCGTCCGGATGGAAGACACGCAGTCTTCCTCCACAAGAATGCCACACAAGCTGTCCACCAGGATGGAGACAAGGCAGTAGACGATACAGCAGACGAGACGCGGCAGGGTTGTGAGGATGCAGAGCATGAGGAATGCCCGGCAAACAGAACAGAACTGGACGGCGCCGGTGATGTGGCAGATACAACACAAACAGAGAGGGAGGATAGCAATGCGGcaagaggagagagagaagaggagAATAG GTgccaaagaagaaacaaaaaggtGGTCTCAGCAAGAGCATTATTGTATACGGAGCTGGGGTACATCGAATCCCTGACTGAAAAGAGCGCAGACGCACTCCACCAGGTTTGCCTCAGTGATGGGATCACCATTGCGGACGTATTGGCGGGGAACTACCGAGGGAGAGGAGTCTCAAGA GCAGCTGTAGAGGAGGCACGAAGAGAACTAGAAAGCGACACGCACATTAAAGGGGACCCAAATCTGCGTCAGTGGCGTCCGGATGGAAGACACGCAGTCTTCCTCCACAAGAATGCCACACAAGCTGTCCACCAGGATGGAGACAAGGCAGTAGACGATACAGCAGACGAGACGCGGCAGGGTTGTGAGGATGCAGAGCATGAGGAATGCCCGGCAAACAGAACAGAACTGGACGGCGCCGGTGATGTGGCAGATACAACACAAACAGAGAGGGAGGATAGCAATGCGGcaagaggagagagagaagaggagAATAG GTgccaaagaagaaacaaaaaggtGGTCTCAGCAAGAGCATTATTGTATACGGAGCTGGGGTACATCGAATCCCTGACTGAAAAGAGCGCAGACGCACTCCACCAGGTTTGCCTCAGTGATGGGATCACCATTGCGGACGTATTGGCGGGGAACTACCGAGGGAGAGGAGTCTCAAGA GCAGCTGTAGAGGAGGCACGAAGAGAACTAGAAAGCGACACGCACATTAAAGGGGACCCAAATCTGCGTCAGTGGCGTCCGGATGGAAGACACGCAGTCTTCCTCCACAAGAATGCCACACAAGCTGTCCACCAGGATGGAGACAAGGCAGTAGACGATACAGCAGACGAGACGCGGCAGGGTTGTGAGGATGCAGAGCATGAGGAATGTCCAGCAAACAGAACAGAACTGGACGGTGGCGGTGATGTGGCAGATATAACACAAACAGAGAGAAAGGATGGCAATGCGGCAaaagaagagagagaagaggaGAACAGACAGTGTGCGGAAagtggagagagagaagaggaTGAGAGAAATGGTGCGTCAAGCGGAGAGAGAGAAGAGGATCATGAGAGGGTGTGTACAGAAGGCAGAACGAAAGAAGAGCGGCCCACACAAGTACCAAGAGCCCGTAGAGGAAGACTTATGTACCTTAGGAGATTTATAACTGGCATAGGCAAGCGCCTaagaaaaagttttcaatgtTGTTTAAAAACCGACACAATGGGTTGA